A stretch of DNA from Sebastes fasciatus isolate fSebFas1 chromosome 16, fSebFas1.pri, whole genome shotgun sequence:
GGCgaaaagagaaataaacattaGGTTGAGAAGAACACAATCAAAAGCGAAGTAGTTTAACTATGGACAGAAATTATCTGCCAGACTAATAGCATCCCCTCACCGTGGTGCTGTTTGCATCGACATAGCAGAGCTCCGGTACGGCGTTCTTGGCGTAGATGGAGATGATGACCTGCGCCCCCGTCTGGTGCCAGTCAAACCGACATGGAACCACTTTCTTACCCTGTGTGGAGAtttcacaaaacaacatttgtgTTTGATTAGTTGAAACACAAAATCAAAATTCAGCCATTCAGTCTCTACCGGTCTTCTCTGTGCTAGTGTTTACCAGACACCACTAGATGGAGTCACAGCTGAGGCTCTCTCATAAACGATCAGTTGCTGTCAAACCTACCGTATCTTTTTTCCTCCATAGATGTGTTCCCCTGGTGCAGCCCTCTTGAGAGAGGAAGGTGTTAAAGTCGGAGGTTTTCCTCTTACAGCAGGTCCAGTATTTCATCCTGCAGATGCAGGAAAAAGACAAACACCCGCTGGAGTTTTAGCAGTCAATAACAACTTGTCAGTCAGGAGAACCAGTGAACAAGACTAACAGGAAAAATACTAGTGTTGCTCTTCACGCTTCTTTTACAGTTCCCAGAGAATATCTACTATTTCATGTCAATACAGTGAGAGTTTTTTGAGTAATACTAACCCTTCATGGAAGATAGGAAATCCAGCGTGGTATAAGCACACATCCGAATCGCTTGCAGGTCCATCAAAACTCTggagaaaacaacaaaagcaggtcgtttttgttgtgaaaaatacaaataaagtgtATTTTACACATCTATGAGAATGGCTAATATCTCGTTCTCTAATAAGGACTTTGGAAAAAGTTAAAATGTACCAATTTAGACTCCACCAAGAGCCcaactgattaatcaactaagCAGCAGGCAGCCCTTGAGAGATTATCTCATGGCTTTCAATCACATCAGTTAAATTACAATTTATGTAAATCATTAAAGTCCCACTCCAAGCCTCTACAAAACCCGTCAATGCATATTTTTCCTTAAAATTTATGTTCTAATCTTTGGGTTTCTGCTCTGACAGGCCAGATTagtttgagcaaaaaaaaatttagCATTGCATCCGtctcagaaataaacatgaaggaggaggaaaaaggaaCTGGATCTATTTCGCCTTACCCAGAGCGGTGAGCTCTTTTGGGGGCATTATCATGATTTGTTTATGTTGTCCTTTAATGACATCTGTCATAGATTTCTTCAAATGTGTGAAGAAGTGGAAACTTATTTGGCAAAATTCACAATTTCTTTCAGCATGAATTTAAAGCAAAATCAACTGTTGCCAAAGCCCTACAGAGGTATGGATAAAGATAGACATTTTTTACTCATTTCAACACCATGACAAATTGTTGTAGAGTGTTTTCCCCAGTGTACAGTAATCACTTACTTTAGTACATCCTCCATTTTTACAGGATGTTCCAATCTTGATTTCGTCATTATCTTCCTctagaaaaacacacagacagaaagagagacaaagaacTGACTCAGACGCTTCGAGGagcatctaaaaaaaacaaaaaacatatccAGTTATGATGTGTTGTCCCGTCCCTGCCAGCTTTAACTCAAACGGCAGGAATTCCCAGAGGCCATCCATTAACTTCCCCTGTCAACATGACCTTCCTGTCAACTGTAACAAGAAGACGATGGTAATGGATGGTAGTCTGCGATaaagaagacagaaaaacaacGGCAACATGGAAGAGATAAGGAGGAGAGAATGAAGGTGAAGATAAAGTTCTGCTCTCACCTTTCTTCTCAGCCACGTTTTCCGTAAGCTTCAGCCTCTCCAGAGCCTGCTTCAGAGAGGTAGAGACTTTATGCTGCAATCTCACCATCGGCTCATCAGCACTGTAACGGTAAGGAATCTATTAGGCACAAAGCATTAACAAAGGGTAtctgtttttaattcatttgtTAATTGAAAACTATTTGGAAGGGTGTAGTGGTTTTCCCTTTAAGTAAGGAATACATTATCAGCACTTCAAAATGAGGTCCAAGACCGATACACCACTTGAAAGGATTTTCACTATTCAGAAGTAATCGTTTCATCAGTCGCTCGGCCACGTTCTTTTGAACTCCACTGGGAAGCATCCAGGGTAAAAGAATAGAAAACGCCTCAGACTATCCTGTGGATCCTCAGTATTCAGGCTGTTTTATCACATCTGGTACGGCACCGATCCTTTTATCCATTTGATACTAAAGCAGAATAACTGGAATGTAGTATGTGGGGATAATAAGGATGTATAGTTTTAAATTGAAAGCCCTTTGAAAAATGCGTTCTTCTTGGCTTGTTTCTTTCCTTTAAATGGGATTTGGCATAGGGGTTCACTGCACACATAATAAGAGCTTAGGGTATTCCTATGGTATTGATTACAATGTAAAAAACTATATAAGAGTCAAACTGTGCAACCTTGGTCTGCGTATCGCCTCCTGAGGCATTGGTGCGGAGATGATGTACTTGTTAAactttggtttttggtcatccgCGTCTCCCGACGCTGTCACATCTGGTTTCACCGGCTCAGGCGGCTTCTCCTTGTTGTGGGGACCTTTCGTGCAGCCCTGTGGCGGAAAGAAAGTCACTGAGTTGGACTCACAAACAATTGAGCGTTCAGACCACAGCAAAAGGTGGCAGTCAATGCCTATGAAAACAATAGACAATGGAAACATGACCATGGAGGATTCAAAGTATGGATTAAAAACAGAAACTAAAAAACTCACAACAATGCTGAGGAAGTCGGAGAAGTCGGTGGTTCTTCTCTTGCAGCAGGACCATCCCTGGGGGGGAAGTCAGACAGACGTTAGCTTTGACCACATAACAAGACACAAGCTAACTGTGCATTTTCAGGCGTTTTTACCTTCAAAGCATCGTGGAACACTGGGACTCCTGGATGATAGGTGCAGCCATCTGTGAAAATGGAAACACAACTTTGAGTCATTTAGAATAAATATATGTGGCGATATAGGAAACAGCGTTACCTACACCGGCATCGAATAACATGCAAACTTAACTGTTTATGCAGCTTTTCTGGCCTTCTTTTAATGAATTCTATTTTCATTAAAGACACAAAACTTTCAGCTTTGAAGGAACACCTTAAATTTCTCAGTGGAAAACATCTAATTTATTTTACAGAATGATGAGTAGAATCGTAGAGAAGTAGTTTCTGAATGAGGAAAGGCATTTTTGAGAATCAACAACTACAAATAATCTTTAGTCATTTTTCAACTGTTGGACGGGCATCAAGCCTTTTCTTGGTGAAGCACTAAAACATCAGTGGTCTTGTCTGCATTTGCTCCTCCTTTCATGTGTGGTACACCGAACAAAAGATCAGCAATGTCTGATACTGCCTTCATGTATTCTCTGTCAAAATGACTTGAGGTGCTCACGGCTGGACAGAACTCTGTATTATTTTCAGCATTAATTGATGGCTGTAGGGTTATGTCTGTTCCTTATCATATTGTACTCAAGCAAGTGCGAAAACGTTTTAAAACTTTATTAAAATGACCTAATATGCTGACATGAATTCATGTAAATTGTGTGTAGATTGTAGTAGGGGTGTAACACATCGATTCAGTGATCAATGATCTGATATCAATCGAAACAAAGTGAACACATTGACACACATCATCATCTTTATGATgcagatttattttgaaattcccatggcacgtcTGCGTCAGACGGAGCAGATCTCCTTCCTAAAGTAAtacaattgtcaaatcatattttagttgctttttgtgagtttctataaatgtaactgattgtgttaaataggCATATCGCCTCATACCGATCGCAGCCTCGTTGTGCAAAGAATCAATCTAATTTTGTATTGTGATACAACTTGTGATTTATACCTCTAGATTGTAggttaaaatacaaaataaaaaagtgtttaatttattataaatatttattgtcTCTCTGAAGTCAACTCAGTAGTTAACTGGAAACTAGTAAGTAATAAAAAGTGATTTAGTCCTTGGTGTTTCAAACAAAAACTGATCACCAGTCCAGAAGTGATACAGAATAATTTGTGGATAAAACAGATGTAGCAAACTAAAAACACAAAGGATAAAGATCATTTAAAGCTTTAGTAGATAATGATATGTTTTTGTTACTCAGTATTAaactttattaaatatatttcattTCCACTACCTCTTACATAAAACTTAAACTATTCGCATTTGCCCTTGTGAAGTGCAGCGCacaaaacacatactgtagataaagTATTAACTTGGGCATTAGGAAATTAATTGTAAATGTTTACATTGAACTTTCCTTTCAAATAGAACCAATTTCTGTGacgaaaaaaagtttttcaaaactgaaacaaaattGAAATATGAGCAACATACAAGCAAAACAAGACACAATATATGAAACTGATACAAGACCTTCAGCCATATGAATGAATATTAATGGTCTGGATTGATGATACATTTGAGATGTCATCAGAAAGTTTGAGATTAGCCTCGTATGAAAAGTACAGCATGACTGTTTAAATGTCCTCTTTTTGGAACTGCCCTACAAGATAAATCACtgctgaatgaataaaaaaaagttggcTGGGTGACagcataaatcaagcattttCCACTGATCTATGTCCCTTCCGTGCTGTTGCCTTAGATACATCTCTTACATACCCCCTATAGGTAATGATAATACACTCTATTGTTATGAAAAGAGGCAGCCTATTATTACTTGAAGACAGGAGAGGACATTTCTAACGAAAGGAATTAAGGGGCTCACTGAGGTTTTGTCGTTGGGAGCTGAAGACAACAATGCCACCTTGAACGTTCAATTACATTTAGATCAGTGGCTTCATATAAAAAAAGGTTTCATGAGCAAACTTTATCTTTAAGTATGGACACACAAGATCATGAAGTGAATTACAAGTTACACAACCTTGTGTAAGTGAATTTCCTAGTGGTTTTGTTGGGGTACTGCACTCCTGGAGGTACACTGCGTTTTCATTAAGAGAAGTTCATAAATTGTATATGTTATGAGCTAAATGTGAGAGGAATTAAGATGTACAAATCTATATCTAACATAAAACAGGATGATATATGCCGTAAACTGTGTGCCAAACGTGTAAACAACAACTCAGCCATTGCCTCGAACATGACAAAAGGCAATGAGATGGGAATAATTAGTTTTGCTCATGATGATGGATGGAgtttaaaatgtctttgtctCCCGAGGCATCTTTTGTTGCATTTAATCACGGATTTGGCCACTGCTTCAATGAGGAATACGCACTGTAAACATATCATGGCTCGGCTACATTTGTCAAATGTCCTGATTTCTAAATGAGGCCCCTGGTTATTGGGGACACAGCTCTCACCTTCACAGATTGATATTTAACTGCTGGCAGCAGACAGTGTGGGTTCAAAATATACTTTGACTTTCCTCAGGCATAAGCCTGCTTGTTACTGTCCTAAGGAAAATTAATCTTATCTCATGAATATATCTTAGCCtgcatctctccatctcttatGGGGTTTAGAgatgttagggatgcaccaatcccattttttcagtcctgatgatagcgatacctgtgctttgggtatcggctgatacagagtactgatccgataccagtgtttaattaataaaactgtatgcctcactgtgtggacgtgactgggatcattattttatgcaACATCAGGCTATATAGGCTTTTACATTGCTTtgctaactttgtaaaacaaaatgtaacaaataaatacatagatataaatgtactgaatttatttattattaaattaataaatggtacaccagcaactttATAACAGTGAACAGGAGttacaattcaagtgtgaacctttttaatgcagaaacgaattggtcaaaacttaatggtgcagtgtgtaggatcgggcggcatctagcggtgatgCCTCCCGAAACTTCTCTTATGTGCCAAGCGTGCatgagaactacggtggtcgacatgaaaacgtgaaaacctctatctagagccagtgtttggtttgtacgttctaggctactgtagaaacatggcggctggctTCATAAAAAGAGGACCCCCTCCGTATGAAGATATTAAGGGCTCATTCTAACataatgattcttattttcaggtggttatacactaaagaaaacatacttattaatattatatcccatttctgccaatatatcctCCTAAATGCCACACAGTTCCTttcaacaggaattaaaatcccagtatataatgtatggtATATaaaccatacttgccaaccctcccggtTTTCCCTGGAGACTCAGGTTCCCTGGAGATTCTACTTCttccgtatttctcccgatttatggcaatttttcacttctttttttccttttcgttatctcaacctgttacTGGCGCTGTACAGTGTGtttataagccctactgtttccacccggtcAACAATACAGCTAAaccaaatgtcttttcccgGTGGAGGAGAGCTGCTTGCGACACCGCTGCagggtttgagctgcgctcgccacaaATCACAGCAACACAACCAAGCCTTCATGTCATTGTTAATAACACGTTTCAGAGTGCAATTGTCTCATTTGgagcggcagtagctcagtccatagggacttggcttgggaaccggagaGTCGCCGGTTCATGTCCCTGCATGaaccaagtactgagtgtgaactggtggctggagagatgccagtttgcctcttgggcactgctgagatgcccttgagcaaggcaccaaccTCCACAACTGCTCAGGGCGCCTGTCAGAGGCAGCCCCATCACTCTGACATCTCTCTCATTAACGGATGTATATAAGTCCtgttagtgcatgtgtgtgtgtgtgtgtcctgtataTAACAGAGTGAACATTTCTTATTTCCCctctgggattaataaagtgcctttcttctttcCTGCTTCATTGTGTCTGAGAGGGTCTTCAGTGAGTGATAGAAGGAGAGACAAATTTAGAGtaataagagaaagaaatactcaagcaggagcaaaaaaaataatgatgacTATTattttatgccagagattcacataAATTCATGCCAGAGGggcaaaaaatgttttggagtgtcaaggttggcaagtataaTGTAAAcgtagaattgaatttaatagaccggccccattgtcaccgatatccgatccagttatttgagtcagtatcgccCCGATATACGATATCGTCGCATCCCTACTCCTAGTTTTGCATATTTGTATACTGTGCCATGAATATAAGGTTTGCAATTACAAAACCTCTTTTGCCGACATTAGGAGATTAACATTTCATTATGCATGTACATTGAAACATATAGGAGGCTGTGGTGATTATTTTAGCATCTATATCCAGTTAACTGGCAACCTAAATTAACTGGCAACCTAAGTTAACTGGCAACCTATCGCATAACTGGCAACCTATCGCATAACTGGCGACCTATCGTATAACTGGCGACCTATCGTATAACTGGCAACCTATCGCATAACTGGCAACCTATCGCATAACTGGCGACCTATCGCATAACTGGCGACCTATCGCAT
This window harbors:
- the chordc1b gene encoding cysteine and histidine-rich domain-containing protein 1 produces the protein MSVLCYNKGCGQRFDPENNPDDGCTYHPGVPVFHDALKGWSCCKRRTTDFSDFLSIVGCTKGPHNKEKPPEPVKPDVTASGDADDQKPKFNKYIISAPMPQEAIRRPSADEPMVRLQHKVSTSLKQALERLKLTENVAEKKEEDNDEIKIGTSCKNGGCTKSFDGPASDSDVCLYHAGFPIFHEGMKYWTCCKRKTSDFNTFLSQEGCTRGTHLWRKKDTGKKVVPCRFDWHQTGAQVIISIYAKNAVPELCYVDANSTTVDIHVIFEGEKEFVQKISLWGVIDVSKSMMNMLAAKIEIAMKKSEPMSWARLDLPPPPPPKEEKEKEEEETDSEDEDE